Proteins encoded within one genomic window of [Enterobacter] lignolyticus SCF1:
- a CDS encoding fimbrial protein — protein MRLDAHRPVFPLLLSLVAAPSAYAGNHHYVNIHGGDVHFFGQVVNAACSVSADSRNQTVQMGQVRSNQFASLGDWEDPQPFQIALEDCDTAVSQNVGVLFTGESDGKDPLVFRAGYGAGAAHGVGIGIFDGAGNLLVPDTRPPWFAPLQEGETVLSYTARYRATDRRVKAGSASAQVWFNVIYQ, from the coding sequence ATGCGGCTGGACGCGCATCGTCCCGTTTTTCCCTTGCTGCTTTCCCTTGTCGCCGCGCCGTCTGCCTATGCGGGCAACCATCACTACGTGAATATTCACGGCGGCGATGTGCATTTCTTTGGCCAGGTGGTGAACGCCGCCTGTTCGGTCAGCGCCGACAGCCGGAACCAGACCGTGCAGATGGGGCAGGTTCGCAGCAACCAGTTTGCCTCGCTGGGCGACTGGGAAGACCCGCAGCCTTTTCAGATAGCGCTGGAGGATTGCGATACCGCCGTCAGCCAGAACGTCGGCGTGCTGTTTACCGGCGAATCAGACGGTAAAGATCCGCTGGTGTTTCGCGCAGGCTACGGCGCAGGCGCGGCTCATGGCGTCGGGATCGGCATCTTTGACGGCGCAGGCAACCTGCTCGTCCCCGATACCCGGCCTCCCTGGTTCGCCCCGCTGCAGGAGGGCGAAACCGTACTCAGCTACACCGCCCGCTACCGCGCCACCGACCGCCGGGTGAAAGCCGGCAGCGCCAGCGCCCAGGTATGGTTCAACGTGATTTATCAGTAA
- a CDS encoding fimbrial protein, which produces MKRFALAACVSLAMMAQPQAHQGTVYVTGTITDNTCAVSPDSKNLTVPMGDVSSKQFSRAGDGSRYEPFVINLEKCGGAASGVTVHFAGTSDSRNPALLALTGGAGYAAGVGVGIYNPDKSLIPLGAESGNTPISPNQATVALHFYARYIADGDSVAAGTANASATFVLTYA; this is translated from the coding sequence ATGAAACGGTTTGCTTTAGCGGCTTGCGTAAGCCTGGCGATGATGGCGCAACCCCAGGCGCACCAGGGAACGGTGTACGTCACCGGCACGATTACCGATAACACCTGCGCCGTATCGCCGGATTCGAAAAACCTGACCGTGCCGATGGGCGATGTCTCCAGCAAGCAGTTTTCCCGGGCGGGCGACGGCTCGCGCTATGAGCCTTTCGTCATCAACCTTGAGAAATGCGGCGGCGCGGCCAGCGGCGTCACCGTTCATTTCGCAGGGACGTCAGACAGCAGGAATCCGGCGCTGCTGGCGCTGACCGGCGGCGCGGGGTATGCCGCCGGCGTTGGCGTGGGGATCTACAACCCGGATAAGTCGCTCATCCCGTTGGGCGCAGAGAGCGGCAATACGCCGATCTCGCCCAACCAGGCGACGGTCGCCCTGCACTTTTACGCCCGCTATATCGCCGATGGCGACAGCGTCGCCGCCGGTACCGCGAATGCTTCCGCCACGTTTGTCCTTACCTATGCGTGA
- a CDS encoding PadR family transcriptional regulator: MRHRHGFGFGHDSRGCDEPACGGRGFGERGHGFGEPGHGGGRRQRFFGHGELRLVILDILTRNASHGYELIKEIENLTQGNYSPSPGVIYPTLELLQDQGLITIDVEDGGRKKIAITDDGSLWLEAHHEHLKHIQERLKARMVGHALRKNPQMKRALDNFKAVLDLKVNQQELSDAQLKQIIGIIDRAALDISQLD; this comes from the coding sequence ATGCGACATCGTCACGGTTTTGGCTTCGGACATGATTCTCGCGGGTGTGATGAACCGGCGTGCGGCGGGCGTGGATTTGGCGAGCGCGGACACGGGTTCGGCGAGCCTGGGCACGGCGGCGGACGGCGCCAGCGCTTCTTCGGCCACGGCGAGCTGCGGCTGGTTATCCTGGATATCCTGACCCGCAACGCCAGCCACGGCTACGAGCTCATCAAAGAGATTGAGAACCTCACCCAGGGCAACTACAGCCCAAGTCCGGGGGTGATTTACCCGACCCTTGAGCTGTTGCAGGATCAAGGGCTTATCACTATTGATGTGGAAGACGGCGGACGTAAAAAAATTGCGATTACCGATGACGGCAGCCTGTGGCTGGAGGCGCACCACGAGCATCTGAAGCATATTCAGGAGCGGCTGAAAGCGCGGATGGTCGGCCACGCGCTGCGTAAAAATCCGCAGATGAAGCGCGCGCTGGACAACTTTAAGGCCGTGCTGGATCTTAAGGTTAACCAGCAGGAGCTCAGCGACGCGCAGCTCAAACAGATAATCGGCATTATCGACCGCGCGGCGCTGGATATCTCTCAACTGGATTAA
- a CDS encoding fimbria/pilus periplasmic chaperone, producing the protein MRDRSLIFPLLLCLAGALLLFSAIVQAGVVIGGTRFVYAGGQKSISVSVRNKSQAPFLVNARVATGGEWQGVAQADGGAAPFVVTPPLLVIQPQRENIIRIIYTGGPLPADRESLFTLSIAAIPASKAQANSVQLAVRSALKLIYRPTGLKGDAASAYSNLRWRRDGAALRVSNPGPYYVTLFQLSIAGKSLDNAGVVAPFGERRFSGCPSSQPCRIRWQSINDYGRVMPPAAALLQPSGR; encoded by the coding sequence ATGCGTGACCGCTCGCTGATTTTTCCGCTGCTGCTGTGCCTGGCGGGGGCGTTGCTGCTGTTCAGCGCGATAGTGCAGGCGGGGGTGGTGATCGGCGGCACCCGCTTTGTGTATGCCGGGGGGCAAAAATCGATAAGCGTTTCAGTACGCAACAAATCGCAGGCGCCGTTTCTGGTTAACGCCCGGGTGGCTACGGGCGGCGAGTGGCAGGGCGTGGCGCAGGCTGATGGCGGGGCCGCGCCGTTTGTCGTCACGCCGCCGCTGCTTGTTATCCAGCCGCAGCGGGAAAATATCATCCGGATTATCTATACCGGCGGGCCGCTGCCTGCGGATCGCGAAAGCCTGTTTACCCTCAGTATTGCCGCCATTCCCGCCAGTAAGGCGCAGGCCAACAGCGTGCAGCTGGCGGTGCGTTCGGCGCTGAAGCTGATTTATCGCCCGACCGGGCTTAAGGGGGATGCGGCGTCGGCGTACAGCAACCTGCGCTGGCGGCGGGACGGCGCGGCGCTGCGGGTCAGCAACCCGGGGCCGTATTACGTCACGCTGTTTCAGCTCAGCATCGCCGGGAAAAGCCTGGACAATGCGGGCGTCGTCGCGCCCTTCGGGGAGCGTCGCTTTAGCGGCTGTCCGTCTTCTCAGCCCTGCCGGATTCGCTGGCAGTCGATCAATGATTACGGCCGGGTTATGCCGCCGGCAGCCGCCTTACTTCAACCGTCAGGCCGCTGA
- a CDS encoding fimbrial protein: MRTSVVLFFVLSALLTEKSVAAVCSNASGSPTQVSYDLTSTLTKDQNQPGQGTQLVKSQDVNIQAVCPSGSSSDNSTYRSYVTNFPVVDTDGSWQYLRLDPDYIEGAMKIHDSSAGDFYPPVKYTHMGVDSNVNQGKPFNVRDSNLIFKIRIVKSFIGTVTIPQQVMFNVYVTTHSGDPLSTVVYQITYSGTITVPQSCEINAGQTVLVDFGTLYSGDFKNAGQKPDDAPVKTFNVPIQCNGSINYPANLTLRVQATADAHFTQAVASDNADVGVVIADPGGKVLTPNDLNSNIPFTTDASGKANVSLQAYPISTTGKSPAEGVFTALAFLRVDFA; this comes from the coding sequence ATGAGAACGTCTGTTGTTTTATTTTTCGTACTGTCGGCATTGCTGACCGAAAAGAGCGTCGCGGCGGTCTGCAGCAATGCCAGCGGCAGCCCCACCCAGGTCAGCTACGACCTGACGTCGACGCTCACCAAGGACCAGAACCAGCCGGGGCAGGGGACGCAGCTGGTGAAAAGCCAGGACGTCAATATTCAGGCGGTGTGCCCGTCGGGCTCGTCCTCCGATAACAGCACCTACCGCTCCTATGTCACTAACTTTCCTGTTGTCGATACCGATGGCAGCTGGCAGTACCTGCGTCTGGACCCGGACTATATTGAAGGGGCGATGAAGATTCACGACTCCTCCGCTGGTGATTTTTACCCTCCGGTGAAATATACCCATATGGGCGTCGACAGTAACGTCAATCAGGGTAAACCGTTTAACGTTCGCGACTCGAACCTGATTTTTAAAATCAGGATCGTGAAGTCGTTTATCGGCACCGTCACTATTCCCCAGCAGGTCATGTTTAACGTGTATGTAACCACCCATAGCGGCGATCCGTTATCCACCGTGGTTTATCAGATTACCTACAGCGGCACGATTACCGTGCCGCAGAGCTGCGAAATCAACGCCGGGCAAACGGTGCTGGTGGATTTCGGAACGCTCTACAGCGGCGATTTCAAAAACGCCGGACAAAAGCCGGACGACGCGCCGGTAAAAACCTTCAATGTGCCCATCCAGTGCAACGGCAGCATTAACTATCCCGCTAACCTGACGCTGCGCGTCCAGGCCACGGCGGACGCCCATTTTACCCAGGCCGTCGCCTCGGATAACGCCGACGTTGGCGTGGTCATCGCCGACCCGGGCGGCAAGGTGCTAACGCCGAACGACCTCAACAGCAATATTCCATTTACCACCGATGCTTCCGGGAAGGCGAACGTCAGCCTGCAGGCGTACCCCATCAGCACGACGGGGAAATCGCCCGCGGAAGGCGTCTTTACGGCGCTGGCGTTCCTGCGCGTCGACTTTGCGTAA
- a CDS encoding fimbria/pilus periplasmic chaperone — protein sequence MCLFAATLGIAAGAHAGGVALGATRVIYPQGEKQVSLPLTNSSENNDFLIQSWVANPDGAKSQDFVITPPLFVIHPKKENTLRIMYVGPGLPEDRESVFYLNSKAIPSVDKSKLASNTLQIATQSVIKLFIRPKRLPTPSVDAPKTLTCRQGGGKVTVNNPSPYYVSLVQFYVGGARLPNSMVAPKNSLTVAVPGGQDGKVSFQTVNDFGANTPTQFCSG from the coding sequence ATGTGCCTGTTCGCCGCCACCCTGGGGATTGCCGCCGGGGCCCATGCGGGCGGCGTGGCGCTGGGCGCAACCCGCGTTATCTATCCGCAGGGCGAGAAACAGGTTTCGCTGCCGCTGACGAACTCATCGGAAAACAACGACTTCCTGATCCAGTCATGGGTGGCGAACCCGGACGGCGCAAAGTCGCAGGACTTCGTAATAACGCCGCCGCTGTTCGTGATTCACCCGAAAAAAGAGAACACCCTGCGCATTATGTACGTCGGACCCGGCCTGCCAGAGGATCGCGAAAGCGTGTTTTACCTCAACAGCAAGGCCATTCCGTCGGTGGATAAAAGCAAACTGGCGAGCAATACCCTGCAAATCGCTACCCAGAGCGTGATCAAACTGTTTATTCGTCCAAAGCGCCTGCCGACGCCGTCGGTCGACGCGCCGAAAACGCTGACCTGCCGGCAGGGCGGCGGCAAGGTGACGGTGAACAATCCCTCGCCTTACTACGTCTCGCTGGTGCAGTTCTATGTCGGCGGCGCGCGGCTGCCGAACTCCATGGTGGCGCCTAAAAACAGCCTGACGGTGGCGGTGCCCGGCGGTCAGGACGGCAAAGTCAGTTTTCAGACCGTCAACGATTTCGGCGCCAATACGCCAACCCAATTCTGCTCGGGTTAA
- a CDS encoding fimbrial biogenesis usher protein: MKRHLYREHLLAARSPLPPAALALLGTLAAPNGVAGDYFNPAFLSSEPGAVADLSRFEGNGQAPGTYRVDVWLNGTFLATRDVTFNARPQAAAKAKQADDTGLAACLTPKALDAMGVNLQAFPPLAGAKPDSCVDIAAAIPAAAAAFDFEHQQLNLSVPQAAMRNSARGYIPPEQWDEGINALLFNYSFTGSNSSDRSEGGTADNSYFLGLNSGLNLGAWRLRDYSTWNYDSSSEDGKSDWQHINTYAQRDVIPLKGELTLGDSYTPSDVFDSLAFRGAQLASDDNMLPDSLRGFAPTLRGIAKSNAQVTVKQNGYTIYQSYVPPGPFAINDLYPTSSSGDLTVEVKESDGSTSSYTVPYSAVPILQREGRVKYAMTAAQYRSNGDQQEDVNFAQGTLIWGLAHGMTVYGGAQLSEDYTALAVGSGVNMGDYGALSMDITQATSTLADDSTHHGSSVRFLYAKSLNDYGTNFQLLGYRYSTSGFYTLEDTAYKHMDGYVVQTEDGDVSKTPDWTDYYNLYYTRRGKVQINVSQQLDGYGSVFITGSKQSYWHTDETDTLLQLGYSGTWDGISYSVSYNYSKAPDAPQGDQIYAVTLSLPIGQWLHPATDVTQSSHSAYATWSMSTDKHGNATQNAGVNGTLLADNNLSYSVQQGYQNHGSGASGTASAEYDGAYGKASVGYNYSSNGDYQQVNYGLSGGVVAHRNGITLSQPLGDTNVLIAAPGASDVSVEEQPGIHTDWRGYAVVPYATTYRQNRMALDTNSLSDKMDIDDAVTNVVPTQGALVRAAFNARVGERALLTLMHNGRPVPFGAVVTRSDGGGDTIVGDGGETYLSGLTAQGSLTAQWGDGAAKQCTANYHIPESNQPLVRQKVECS, encoded by the coding sequence ATGAAGCGTCATCTATACAGAGAACATCTGCTCGCGGCCCGGTCGCCGCTCCCCCCGGCAGCGCTGGCGCTGTTGGGTACGCTGGCGGCGCCGAACGGGGTCGCCGGGGATTATTTCAACCCGGCGTTTTTGTCGAGCGAACCGGGCGCCGTTGCCGATCTCTCGCGCTTTGAGGGCAACGGCCAGGCGCCCGGCACCTATCGCGTAGACGTCTGGCTGAACGGCACGTTTCTCGCGACCCGCGATGTCACGTTTAATGCCCGCCCGCAGGCCGCCGCGAAGGCGAAGCAGGCGGATGATACCGGCCTCGCGGCGTGCCTGACGCCGAAGGCGCTGGACGCCATGGGCGTCAACCTGCAGGCGTTCCCGCCGCTTGCCGGCGCGAAACCGGACAGCTGCGTGGATATTGCCGCGGCGATCCCGGCGGCCGCGGCGGCGTTTGATTTCGAACACCAGCAGCTGAACCTCAGCGTTCCGCAGGCGGCGATGCGCAACAGCGCCCGCGGCTATATTCCGCCGGAGCAGTGGGATGAGGGGATTAACGCGCTGCTGTTCAACTACAGCTTTACCGGCTCTAACAGCAGCGACCGCAGCGAAGGCGGGACGGCGGACAACAGCTACTTCCTCGGGTTGAACAGCGGGCTGAACCTGGGGGCCTGGCGCCTGCGCGATTACTCGACCTGGAACTATGACAGCAGTAGCGAAGACGGTAAAAGCGACTGGCAGCACATCAATACCTATGCGCAGCGCGACGTTATTCCGCTTAAAGGCGAGCTGACGCTGGGCGATAGCTATACGCCATCCGACGTGTTTGACAGCCTCGCCTTTCGCGGCGCGCAGCTGGCGTCGGATGACAACATGCTGCCGGACAGCCTGCGAGGCTTCGCGCCGACCCTTCGCGGCATCGCCAAAAGCAATGCCCAGGTCACCGTGAAGCAGAACGGCTACACCATCTACCAGAGCTATGTGCCGCCCGGGCCGTTTGCGATAAACGATCTCTACCCGACCTCCTCAAGCGGCGATCTGACCGTTGAGGTGAAAGAGTCCGACGGCAGCACCAGCAGCTACACCGTTCCGTACTCTGCGGTGCCTATCCTGCAGCGCGAAGGGCGGGTGAAGTACGCGATGACCGCCGCGCAATACCGCAGCAACGGCGACCAGCAGGAGGATGTGAACTTCGCTCAGGGCACGCTTATCTGGGGGCTGGCGCACGGGATGACGGTGTACGGCGGCGCGCAGCTGTCGGAGGACTACACGGCGCTCGCCGTCGGTTCCGGCGTCAATATGGGCGACTACGGGGCGCTGTCGATGGATATCACCCAGGCGACCAGCACCCTGGCGGACGACAGCACCCACCACGGCTCCTCGGTGCGCTTTCTGTACGCCAAATCGCTCAACGACTACGGCACCAATTTCCAGCTGCTCGGCTACCGCTACTCCACGTCCGGGTTCTACACCCTGGAGGATACCGCCTATAAGCATATGGACGGCTACGTGGTGCAAACGGAAGATGGCGACGTCAGCAAAACGCCGGACTGGACGGATTATTACAACCTGTACTACACCAGGCGCGGCAAGGTACAGATCAACGTTTCGCAGCAGCTGGATGGCTATGGTTCGGTGTTTATTACCGGCAGCAAGCAGAGCTACTGGCATACCGATGAGACCGATACGCTGCTGCAGCTTGGCTACAGCGGCACCTGGGACGGCATCTCGTACAGCGTAAGCTACAACTACAGCAAAGCGCCGGATGCGCCGCAGGGCGATCAGATCTACGCCGTTACTCTCTCTTTGCCGATCGGCCAGTGGCTGCATCCGGCGACCGACGTGACCCAGAGCAGCCACAGCGCTTACGCCACCTGGAGCATGAGCACCGACAAGCACGGCAACGCCACGCAGAACGCCGGGGTCAACGGCACGCTGCTGGCGGACAACAACCTGAGCTATAGCGTGCAGCAGGGCTATCAGAATCACGGCAGCGGCGCCAGCGGCACCGCCAGCGCAGAGTACGACGGCGCTTACGGCAAGGCCAGCGTCGGCTACAACTACAGCAGCAACGGCGACTATCAGCAGGTCAACTACGGCCTGAGCGGCGGCGTTGTCGCCCACCGCAACGGCATTACCCTGAGCCAGCCGCTGGGCGATACCAACGTGCTGATCGCCGCCCCTGGCGCCAGCGACGTCAGCGTGGAGGAGCAGCCCGGTATCCATACCGACTGGCGCGGTTACGCCGTGGTGCCCTACGCCACCACCTACCGCCAGAACCGCATGGCGCTGGATACCAACTCCCTGAGCGACAAGATGGATATTGACGATGCGGTGACCAACGTGGTGCCGACCCAGGGAGCGCTGGTGCGCGCCGCCTTTAACGCCCGCGTCGGCGAGCGGGCGCTGCTCACGCTGATGCACAACGGCAGGCCGGTGCCGTTCGGCGCGGTTGTCACCCGCAGCGACGGCGGCGGCGACACTATCGTCGGCGACGGCGGTGAAACCTACCTGTCCGGCCTGACGGCGCAGGGCTCCCTGACGGCGCAGTGGGGCGACGGCGCGGCGAAGCAGTGCACCGCAAACTACCACATACCCGAAAGTAATCAGCCTCTGGTGCGCCAGAAGGTGGAGTGTTCATAA
- a CDS encoding fimbrial protein, with protein MMKSYVLSGLWLCGAFAAHADDGSYNLKLTGTIVAETCNVDASSETQTVRLGQFSTADFPTVGSTSRSAPLPITLTGCTQNITGGQVWFTGTADSDDPSLLALSDTGMGADAQMATGVAVQILDGSQSPVSINNTHSAVYPLHAGDNVLTFNLRYMSTKSQVTAGNATAVMYFDLQYQ; from the coding sequence ATGATGAAAAGTTACGTCTTATCAGGTCTGTGGCTCTGCGGGGCGTTTGCGGCCCATGCCGATGACGGCAGCTATAACCTGAAGCTTACCGGCACCATTGTGGCGGAAACCTGCAATGTGGATGCGTCAAGCGAGACGCAGACCGTCAGGCTCGGGCAGTTCTCCACCGCCGATTTCCCCACCGTCGGCTCGACCTCCCGGTCTGCGCCGCTGCCGATTACGCTGACGGGCTGTACGCAGAATATTACCGGAGGGCAGGTGTGGTTTACCGGCACCGCCGATAGCGACGACCCGTCGCTGCTGGCCCTTTCCGATACCGGAATGGGCGCCGACGCGCAGATGGCGACGGGCGTGGCGGTGCAGATCCTCGACGGCAGTCAGTCTCCGGTCAGTATCAATAACACCCATTCTGCGGTGTACCCGCTGCACGCGGGAGATAACGTCCTGACCTTCAACCTGCGCTACATGTCGACGAAAAGCCAGGTAACCGCCGGGAACGCCACCGCGGTGATGTACTTTGACCTTCAGTATCAGTAA
- a CDS encoding methyl-accepting chemotaxis protein, translating into MSSHPYVTQCDYALDDDTTLMSTTDLNSYITHANDTFVQISGYRLDELTGQPHNLVRHPDMPKAAFADMWYTLQKGEPWSGIVKNRRKNGDHYWVRANAVPMVRDGKISGYMSIRTKAQPQEIAAVEPLYKALNDGRCNKRVHKGLVVSKRFWGKLPAMPLRWRTRCVMAALYALLAASLLATGAHWLSLLVSALMLAVGTLIFEWQIVRPVENVARQALSVATGERNSVEHLNRSDELGLTLRAVGQLGLMCRWLIHDVSGQVASVRQGSDTLAKGNDDLNERTRQTVVNVQQTVATMSQMATSVQNNSATAAAADKLSIAASDAATHGGQAMQTVVKTMDDIADSTQRIGSITALINDIAFQTNILALNAAVEAARAGEQGKGFAVVAGEVRHLASRSANAANDIRKLIDASASKVQSGADQVHEAGKTMDDIVEQVRNVTQLIAQISHSTSEQAAGLSDLTRAVAELDAITQKNAGLVEESAQVSAMVKYRAGRLQDAVTVLH; encoded by the coding sequence ATGTCTTCCCATCCCTACGTCACTCAGTGTGATTATGCGCTCGATGATGACACCACTCTCATGTCCACCACCGATCTGAATAGTTACATCACCCACGCCAACGACACCTTTGTGCAGATAAGCGGCTACCGGCTCGACGAGCTGACCGGGCAGCCGCACAATCTGGTGCGCCACCCGGATATGCCGAAAGCGGCATTTGCCGACATGTGGTACACGCTGCAAAAGGGCGAGCCGTGGAGCGGCATCGTCAAAAACCGCCGAAAGAACGGCGACCACTACTGGGTGCGCGCCAACGCGGTGCCGATGGTGCGCGACGGCAAAATCAGCGGCTATATGTCGATTCGCACCAAAGCGCAGCCGCAGGAAATTGCCGCCGTTGAGCCGCTCTATAAGGCGCTGAATGACGGCCGCTGCAATAAGCGGGTGCATAAAGGGCTGGTGGTCAGCAAGCGCTTCTGGGGAAAACTGCCGGCAATGCCGCTGCGCTGGCGGACGCGCTGCGTGATGGCCGCGCTGTACGCGCTGCTGGCGGCGTCGCTGCTGGCGACTGGGGCGCACTGGCTGTCGCTGCTGGTCAGCGCGCTGATGCTGGCGGTGGGAACGCTGATTTTTGAATGGCAGATTGTGCGTCCGGTCGAGAACGTGGCGCGCCAGGCGCTGAGCGTCGCGACCGGCGAGCGCAACAGCGTTGAGCACCTCAACCGCAGCGATGAGCTGGGGCTGACCCTGCGCGCCGTCGGGCAGCTCGGGCTGATGTGCCGCTGGCTGATTCACGACGTATCGGGGCAGGTGGCCAGCGTCCGCCAGGGCAGCGATACCCTGGCGAAAGGCAATGACGACCTGAATGAGCGCACGCGCCAGACGGTGGTCAACGTTCAGCAGACGGTCGCGACCATGAGCCAGATGGCGACCTCGGTGCAGAACAATTCGGCAACCGCCGCCGCTGCCGATAAGCTCTCTATTGCTGCAAGCGACGCCGCGACCCACGGCGGGCAGGCGATGCAGACGGTGGTGAAAACCATGGACGACATCGCCGACAGCACCCAGCGCATCGGTTCGATCACCGCCCTGATTAACGACATCGCGTTTCAGACCAATATTCTGGCGCTGAACGCGGCGGTGGAGGCGGCGCGTGCCGGCGAGCAGGGCAAAGGGTTTGCGGTGGTGGCCGGTGAGGTGCGCCATCTCGCCAGCCGCAGCGCTAACGCCGCCAACGACATCCGCAAGCTGATTGACGCCAGCGCCAGCAAGGTGCAGTCCGGCGCCGATCAGGTGCATGAGGCGGGTAAAACCATGGACGATATCGTCGAGCAGGTTCGCAACGTGACGCAGCTTATCGCGCAGATCAGCCACTCCACGTCGGAGCAGGCCGCCGGGCTGTCGGATCTGACCCGGGCGGTGGCGGAGCTGGACGCGATTACGCAGAAGAACGCCGGTCTGGTGGAGGAGAGCGCGCAGGTCTCCGCCATGGTGAAATACCGCGCCGGGCGGCTGCAGGACGCGGTAACCGTGCTGCATTAA
- the ygjG gene encoding putrescine aminotransferase, whose protein sequence is MNRLPSSASALACSAHALSLIEKQTLSHEEMKALNQEVKEYFKEHVNPGFLEYRKSVTAGGDYGAVEWQAGSLNTLVDTQGQEFIDCLGGFGIFNVGHRNPAVVSAVQHQLEKQPLHSQELLDPLRAMLAKTLAALTPGKLKYSFFCNSGTESVEAAIKLAKAYQSPRGKFTFVATSGAFHGKSLGALSATAKSTFRKPFMPLLPGFRHIPFGDISAMRSVLTECKKTGDDVAAVLLEPIQGEGGVILPPPGYLPAVRKLCDEFGVLLILDEVQTGMGRTGKMFACEHENVQPDILCLAKALGGGVMPIGATVATEEVFSVLFDNPFLHTTTFGGNPLACAAALATIHVLLEENLPAQAEQKGDMLLDGFRVLAREYPDLVQEARGKGMLMAIEFVDNEIGYSFASEMFRQHVLVAGTLNNAKTIRIEPPLTLTVEQCEHVLKAARFALAAMRISVEQA, encoded by the coding sequence TTGAACAGGTTACCTTCCAGCGCCTCAGCGTTAGCCTGCAGCGCGCACGCACTGAGTCTCATTGAGAAACAAACGCTGTCTCATGAGGAAATGAAAGCACTGAATCAGGAGGTCAAAGAGTATTTTAAGGAGCATGTGAATCCGGGGTTTCTTGAGTACCGAAAATCTGTAACAGCAGGCGGGGATTACGGAGCCGTAGAGTGGCAGGCGGGAAGTTTGAACACGCTTGTCGACACTCAGGGACAGGAGTTCATCGATTGCCTGGGTGGATTTGGTATTTTCAACGTAGGGCACCGTAATCCAGCTGTGGTTTCCGCCGTACAGCATCAGCTCGAAAAACAACCGCTTCACAGCCAGGAACTTCTCGATCCGCTTCGCGCAATGCTGGCGAAAACGCTGGCGGCGCTGACGCCGGGCAAGCTGAAGTACAGCTTCTTTTGCAACAGCGGCACGGAATCGGTCGAGGCGGCGATTAAGCTCGCCAAGGCGTATCAGTCTCCGCGCGGGAAATTTACCTTTGTCGCCACCAGCGGCGCTTTCCACGGTAAATCGCTGGGCGCGCTGTCGGCCACGGCGAAATCCACTTTCCGTAAGCCGTTCATGCCGCTGCTGCCGGGCTTCCGTCACATTCCGTTTGGCGATATCAGCGCCATGCGCTCAGTGCTGACCGAATGCAAGAAGACCGGCGACGACGTCGCGGCGGTGCTCCTTGAGCCCATCCAGGGCGAAGGCGGCGTGATCCTGCCGCCACCGGGATACCTGCCCGCCGTGCGTAAGCTGTGCGATGAGTTTGGCGTGCTGCTGATCCTCGACGAAGTGCAGACCGGCATGGGCCGCACCGGCAAGATGTTTGCCTGCGAGCATGAAAACGTGCAGCCGGACATTCTGTGCCTGGCGAAGGCGCTGGGCGGCGGCGTGATGCCGATTGGCGCGACCGTGGCGACCGAAGAGGTGTTCTCGGTGCTGTTCGATAATCCGTTCCTGCACACCACCACCTTCGGCGGCAACCCGCTGGCCTGTGCGGCGGCGCTGGCGACTATCCACGTTCTGCTGGAAGAGAACCTGCCTGCGCAAGCGGAGCAGAAAGGCGATATGCTGCTGGACGGCTTCCGCGTTCTGGCCCGTGAATACCCGGACCTGGTCCAGGAGGCGCGCGGTAAAGGGATGCTGATGGCCATCGAGTTTGTCGATAACGAGATTGGCTACAGCTTTGCCAGCGAAATGTTCCGCCAGCACGTGCTGGTCGCCGGTACCCTGAACAACGCGAAAACCATCCGCATTGAGCCGCCGCTGACGCTGACCGTTGAGCAGTGTGAGCATGTGCTGAAAGCGGCGCGCTTTGCCCTCGCGGCGATGCGCATCAGCGTGGAGCAGGCGTAA